ggggggggggggggggggggggggggggggggggggggggggggggggggggggggggggggggggggggggggggggcgcgctGCCCCCAGCGAGGTGCTGGCGGCCGAGGCCGTGACCTGCCTGAACCGGGCCATGGCGGCGCTTCGGGACATCTGGGAGGAGATCGGCATTCCCGAGGAGCAGCGGCTGGAGCGCACCGACACCGTCAGGAAGCACATCAAGGTGAGGGGCGGCGGCGCCGGTTCTTGGGCTGGGACCCGGGAGGCTCGGGGTGAGCTCACCCAGGGCCCTGCCCGGCTGTTCCCGCGCCTCTGCCCCGCCCTGGGCAGCCCCGTCCTCCCACGGTGCCCACACCTGCGCGTGTCCCTACCTGTGTGTAACCTTACCTGTGCTGCAGAACCTCCTGGACATGATGGTGGCGGAGGAGGAGAGCCTGAAGGAGCGTCTCCTGAAGAGCATCGTCCTGTGTCGGAAGGAGCTGGACaccctctgcagggagctgcagctgggcccCTTTGAGGTGAGGTGTGGGATCCTGGGGCCCTTctgacagcagggctgctgcctggccTCTGTCTGGGTGTCTCAAGAGGCCAGAGCTTAGAAGGCAGATGTCTattcaaaactgcttttctggGTGTCCGATAGAGCCGAGGGCTTTGTTGCTCCTCACAGGCCAGGCATTGCTAGGTGGTTGTGTGGTGTTCTCCAGCACCTTGTTTTGTGTGTTGCTGGTGTTCATGCACCTTCCTGGGGAACACATTGCTCAGACCCAGGCCTGCTGGCCCCTGTCTTTGTGTAACACCCTAAAGTATGAGCCAGATGCAGGAGAAGTGTGGAACAGAGCTGATTTCTGGCCTCTTGCAGACAGAGGAAAGCACTATCCTGCAGATGGAGAAGAACCTGCGCACGTGCGTGGAGgtgctgcagaagcagaagcGGGACCgcaagcaggagctgaaggcGCTGCAGGAACAGGACCAAGCCCTGTGTGACATCCTGTGCACACCTCTGTTCAGCATTGACGCCAACAGCGTGCCCAGCCTGGAGGACCTGGACCGCTACCGGCGCCATGTGGCCTCCCTCAACAGCCTGAAGGTGAGCCTGGAGGCTGAGGGGGTCGCTGAGGGGCAGCAAGGGCCCCCTGGCTCCTGACACTGCCCTCACCTCCaggagcaaaggcaggaggagtTTGTCAGCAACAAGCGTCAGATCATCCTGCTGATGGAGGAGCTGGACCACACCCCGGACACCAGCTTCGAGCGGGACGTGGTGTGTGAGGATGAGAAGGTGTTCTGCCTGTCCAAGGACAACATCATGGCCCTccagaaactgctgcagcaggtaTGTCGTGCTCTGAGGCGGTTTTGGGGGCCGCTGTGcgtgctggcagcagctgccaccgTGATGTCAGAGCAACCGCTGGGGTTTGGCAAGGCTGTGTGCTAGAACGCCCCTCTCAGGGGGCTCGTGTGCCAcgtgtgtggctgtgcaggcacacagaggccaaggctgtgctgatgccctgctccctgtccctgcagctggaagccCAGCGGGCCCTGAACGAggctgtgtgcacagagctgcacgCCAGGATCGTCACGCTCTGGGAACGGCTGCAGATCccagaggaggagagagagtCCTCGGCCATGCACCTGTCTTGCTCCAGAGTCAAAACCAGGAGAGCTGTaagagccctgctgtgctcatgGTGGGgagtgctggggatgcaggggtTCAGTGAGGGGTGAGGGGAGCAGGCCAaatcctgcctgcagggaggggggagctggagggtggtgctggcagctgcctcgTTCTAGAGAGCAGAAGATGaaccctgctctcctcctcttcctccctgacCTGTGCTCTGTCCTGGTGGCAGTTGCAGCAGGAAGTGGATCGTCTGGAGGagctgaagctgcagaacaTGAAATCCGTGATCCATGCAATCCGGGCGGAGCTGGCTGACTATTGGGACAAATGCTTCtacagccaggagcagagggaaaactTCAGCCCCTTCTATGATGGTGGGTGCTGGCTGGCCAGGCAGTTTTGGGGAGGGATCCCAGGAGTTCCAGCCCCTGACCTGACTGTTGTGCCCTTCCAGAGGATTTCACAGAGACCCTGCTCGAGCTGCATGATGCTGAGGTGGGCAAGATGAAGGTCTACTACGAAACGCACAAAGATCTGTTTGAGGCTGTTCAGAAATGGGAGGAGAATTGGaagctgttcctggagctggaggtATTGTCCAGGCAGCAGCATGCTGGGTCATGGGTCAGTGtgtgcctctgctcctgtgGGAGAGCgctctgggaaggagcagggaggcactgggaggtcATGGTGAGCCAGTGAGGTGCTGTGTTTTGAGCACTGGGGTGtttgtgcagggctggctcctcTGGGGCCTTCACCGTGTCAGGTTGAGGGCATTGGGTGGTGTGTTTCTCTCCTGACAACCCTTCTCTACCAGAGGAAAGCAGCTGACCCCAGTCGCTTCACCAATCGTGGAGGAAACCTTCtgaaggaggagaagcagcGAGCAAAGCTGCAGAAGACACTGTCCAAGGTAGgtccagccctggggaaggaCCTGTGGTCCcactgagagaggaaaagggacaCCTGTGTTCAGGGCAGCCCCTACACTGCCTTCACGTCCTgatcagctgcaggaggagctggagaaaaagGTCCAGGCCTGGGAGCAGGAGTTCAAGGGAGCTTTCCTGGTGAAGGGCCAGCAGTTCATGGAGTATGTGTCAGAGCAGTGGCAGCTCTACCATctagagaaggagaaggagaagcaggagcGGGTGAGTACAGAGCTGAGCATGTTGGCTAGGGCTGTCCAGCTGGGCCccagccactgccctgggctctgcctgctcattCCCAGCTTGGAaggagcaggcactggggcTGGTGCCCACTGCTGTCACGTCCACGTGGGCTGAGTCCCTTTctggccctggctgtgccagaggtGACACCTGGCTCTGGTGAAGTTCCTGCTGCGTGGCTGCGCCAGGCTGCCggcagggcagtgcccctggcagtgtcacagctgcagcagctcaggtgtgtAAGTGCAGGTGTCTCCCGCAGCACCTGAAGAAGAGCAGGGAGATGGAGGCAGAGATGCTGTACGGCAGCACCCCACGGACCCCCATCAAACGGCGCATGCTCAGCCCCCACGCTCCTGCCAAAGTAAGCAAGGTaaaatgtccctgtccccagggcagcgcctgcagctgagcacagccttGGGCTGGCGCTGGCCCCATTCAGACGCGTGGGGAGGGCTCAGGGCGCTGCAGCCCGTGGGAAGCTGCCCTGTGTGACgagtgctctgctctctcctcagCTCCACGGCACCTTCAATGCCAGCACCACTCCCTACACCACGCTCCGCACGGCCTTCGGGGGGCCCATCTCCCACTCGCCCACATCTCGGCTGCCACCCTCTGGGAAGAAGGTGAGAGTCCCTGCCCTGGTGAGCTGAGGTGgtgcagctcttcctgctgtcACCCCATGGCTCGCTGCCTCCCCTGCTGAGCTCGTGGGCAACAGAAGCCCCTGTTTGTCTGCAGTCTGCTCTGTGGGGCTACTgccatcctgctgggatgttTCTGGGACCtgaggggggaggaggagggtgcCAGGAAATCTTTCTCCAGCCCAGATTTGTAGTAGACGTGTTCCTTAGTGCTGAGCTTGCAGCTTGGGGGACCTTcaaaatgtgtgtgtgctgccAGAAAGGGCCTGAGCATCCTCGTCTGGgtagcagcagcatccctgcctgtggcagggggggggAATGAGATGGGTGTTCACGTCCCTTCCCACCCACGTCATTCCAAGATTCTGTGATCCTGCGCTGTTCCAGCCCCCCAGAGTCTGGAGAGCTGGAGCCTGAcgctgctctggctctgcagagcgCGGGGCGCTGGAGCTGCCGCAGCTCCGCTCGGTTCCTGCCTCCCGTAAGTGTCGCTCCTCCGCAGCTCGGCCGCACCCAGAGCTCCGCCCGCACGGCAGCGCCGCCCCGCGCCCGCCCGAGGGAGCGCAACAAGGAGAACCTGTCCCCCCTGAGCGGTGGGTGCACCCCCACCGCCCCTGCCCAGCGTAACCACAGCGTGCGTTCTGTTGCCAGCACCTATTCCGAGTTTGCGGTAATTCACCTCTTCTAACCCCACCCCCCTCGCTGCACAGCGCCTTTgctccctcctgtgtccccacggtgtccccacacagccccccgtgtcccctgggACTCCCCATGAAGGGCAGTTGGTGGCAGAGGCCAGGCTGGGGTTGGGACAcacctgtgcagggacagagccctgaggctggagtgagcagaggctgcagggggctgctttcctctctctctcagggTGGGGGACCTGGACAGCCTCTGCTCCCAtcaggctgggctgagccacAGATTTACCCTTGTGTGACACTACCAGAAGTTTTTTACTCTTTATACATTTCAGTAAAGAAAGGCATTCATGTTCATTGGCTACAAATTACATTAATTACCATAATTCCCATATTGTATTCCATCTCCTTGCctctctctgtccccactgAACTCTGAGGCAGCAGCCCActcccttccctcatccctctctctctccttgttCCCACAGCGAGGACTTTCAAAGGTTTCCAGCTTTGACAGCGCCTCTGATGTTCTCAACTCCACCACCAACCATGCCACGTGCTgaatccctgctctggcactgctgcagggccttgcagcctctcctgctccacAATCACTCTCCCCTCAGTTACAGCCTtagaaatgtgcttttatttaaaaaaaaaattatagatgTTGTGAATAAAGTCTTTGTACAGCCCCCACCTCTGAGTGTATTtgagggggtccctggggtgggGCACACAGAGCCACGGGACGTGGCTGAAAGCCAGGAAACTTGTGATACgagacaacaaaacaaagcaaaaacaattCATTCCCTGCTTCCAACTGGTGCTCAGCCCCTCCAGGACAGGGGAGCAGGGCCCATCACGGCAATGGTAACTTGGGGACAAAACCACAACTGCTCTGAGCATTCCCCCCCATTCCTCTACTTTCCACACTGGCCATGATCCCACAGGGTCTGGGAAACCTCTGGGGTCAGTTGGGgggtccagctctgtcccagctgcccaCAAGTTCCTCTGCACCACCcagaggagctctgggctggtgctgctcagccacaACACCCCTGAATTACCATGTTCACAaatcccagccacagccccgTGCAGCCCCTCACCCCAGGATAGCTTCACTGGAACCAGACAGGCTTTTGCACACACCAACACTGCAGCCATCATGGGAAGGTGAATTTAATAAACAcatccagcctctcccaggTGTCCCTGGTCCTGAcgcagctgcagccccactcCAGGTATGAATCAGGTCACTGTGGCTAAACTCAGCCCCATCCTGTGCTGTGGGGGGGCTGCCTGCCCCGGCCCTGAGGACAGAGTGGTCCTGGAGCtggtcctgcagagcagagcagagcatgcCCGCATCCCCCACCTGGCAGCACCCACAGGTGGTCCTGGCGCCCTCAGGGCTCCCGCACACGTACATAGGTGGTCCAGGGCCCACACACCACCTCCTCCACCCGCAGCCCCTCGGCCACCAGCTGCTCCACGCGGCGTGCCTGGTCAGAGCTGATGTTGTTCCCGTGTCCCAGCTGTCCATATTTACCTGCAGACACACACTCATGACACAACGTGGCCCTGGGGCCTCACAGGGCAATTGCTcctggtggggagggagggaacaCAAGAGCCCCCAGCACAGATGGAACTTGTACAGAGACAGAAGAGCcaagggagagagaagaggaatcagaagctgctcctggggaggtTGTGCAGTCCCAAAGCAGAGGTGCCACTTACCCCAGCCCCAGGTGTAGAGCTCCCCACCTCCTGCAACACGGACAGCACCAGGTgagccctgtcccctgcagtcctctccctgctcccaggggcaCTGCCCACCGgtcctgctgagccctggcaccTCTCAgtcccagaggtgctgccctgccccgctGGACACTCACGCGTGACCGCGGCCGTGTGTCGGGACCCACAGCTGACCGCGCTGAGCTCCGGGTCCTGCGGCAggtccagcagggctgggaacgCCTGGATGGAGATGAACGCAGCATCCcgggcaggcagctgctccctgcagggcgTCAGCTCGgggctccctgcacagcagccagctctcagctcccaggagcGGCCGGGCGGCACCAGCGTGGCTGGCAGGCTCGGCCCatgctggccctgctctgagccGCACAGGaaccagcccagcctgccctcAGCTGGCCGGCAGCAGCCCCCACCTGTGCCCGTCTCCTCAGCCTGCGCCCGCTCCGCCGCCAGCGCTCTggagggcagagccagctgccCCGACTCGTTCCAGCCCCACACGTACAGGTCTCCTGCCTCTGTGGGGtgggagaaaacacagcaggcacagctcagccctgagccccactcgctggcagcactgctgctccgGGGACACCAACACCCTGTATTCCCCGAGGCAGGTGCCACCATGGCCCCGTGCTGCCACCAGCGCTTCAccctccatcccatccatcccattatcccattatcccatcccattatcccatcccatcccatcccatcccactatcccatcccattatcccatcccatcccatcccatcccactatcccatcccattatcccatcccatcccatcccatcccactatcccatcccattatcccatcccatcccatcccatcccactatcccatcccattatcccatcccatcccatcccatcccactatcccatcccattatcccatcccatcccatcccatcccactatcccatcccattatcccatcccatcccatcccatcccactatcccatcccattatcccatcccatcccatcccatcccactatcccatcccattatcccatcccatcccatcccatcccactatcccatcccattatcccatcccatcccatcccagggggggggggggggggggggggggggggggggggggggggggggggggggggggggggggggggggggggggggggggggggggggggggggggggggggggggggggggggggggggggggggggggggggggggggggggggggggggggggggggggggggggggggggggggggggggggggggggggggggggggggggggggggggggggggggggggggggggggggggggggggggggggggggggggggggggggggggggggggggggggggggggggggggggggggggggggggggggggggggggggggggggggggggggggggggggggggggggggggggggggggggggggggggggggggggggggggggggggggggggggggggggggggggggggggggggggggggggggggggggggggggggggggggggggggggggggggggggggggggggggggggggggggggggggggggggggggggggggggggggggggggggggggggggggggggggggggggggggggggggggggggggggggggggggggggggggggggggggggggggggggggggggggggggggggggggggggggggggggggggggggggggggggggggggggggggggggggggggggggggggggggggggggggggggggggggggggggggggggggggggggggggggggggggggggggggggggggggggggggggggggggggggggggggggggggggggggggggggggggggggggggggggggggggggggggggggggggggggggggggggggggggggggggggggggggggggggggggggggggggggggggggggggggggggggggggggggggggggggggggggggggggggggggcagcccaCCCTGCCCTTCCcgctgccagcccagctccaggctggcacagcccgAGTTCATGTCACAGCCCGCGCCCAACGCCCCCAGCCCGACCTACAGAAACTACAAACCGTGCGGTTTATGTCAACGTCAAAACTATAACAATCAATATAATACAACTCGTTTAACAAAAGTGTGGTGTCTGTGGTGTTAAAAGGCATCCCAAAATACCCAAATTTGCAAAATTAAGTGTAAACAAAACAACGGTCCTTaaaaaattttggggaaaaaaaatacatgaaaaagcCTTTTGCCAAAAGTAACTAAACAAAAACATGAAGTTAAATCAAACAACGTATTTAtacttgtttgttttgcttacTTGCTTTTACAGTACAAATATGCCTATAAATCAACCAAAGCCAAATATTTAAGTTACTTTAGCCAAGTCAGCAAACTCAAACACCATATATTAACTAAGTCAAGCCCAAAAAAACCTTTACAATGTTTAACCAGTGAACCAGTGCCAACCAAAAAGCAGCCAATACCTAACCATAACAATTATTAACATGAAGTTGCCATCAAAACAAATTCCATAACCATCCCTTTGAACCTTAAAAATTCTTAGTTCTTTAGCAATTAAATTTTGTACTGTTTCAgtaccaaaaaaatccacaattAAATGTTACTCCCTGTCATCCTGTGCACAAAACATCAAGTTTTCAGTATAATTGTATTACTCCTATACCCACTAAAACTGTTAACCTTAATAAATTCCCACAATTACCAAAAATATTAActcatttataaaaataaaacctagcAAAGCATTCCCtcaaaaactaaaaataacCCATATAACATCAAACAATTCACTATAACACCTAGTGTTAAAAAAccatcaaaattttaaaaaaatctgcctaTCATTATAAAAAAACTATAATAACAATTTTAAACCCTGAAGCCCTACAAAACAACTTgtatcaaatttatttttacctcaACTTACCTCAGttgtaacattaaaaaattaaatcaattaaaatgttaattaagaaaaaaaatcaatactaCTTCCATAGTAATTAGTAATATGATAACAAACGTTAGTAGCATTGAAGATAAAACCTTATAAAACTAAACCAATTTTCTCTTACTAGCACATAAACAtagttagaaaaaaatttaaaactgtattCTGTAAATTTGTCTAACCACTCAAAATCCACCCACAAACTGCCtcaaaaacacaaataaaattaaaacaaactaTAAATCTCAATTAAACAACCTGTTTAAAACTTTGCACCTTCACTAAAAAAGccttgcaaaataaatttttatatattaattgTTATAGTAACAATATTAGTATTTGTACTTTGTGCTCTTCACTGTGTACAGCAAATAAGACCATCAGAAAGTTTTTACAGTTCAAGAAAGAGGGGGAGGTGTGAGGAAAGGATTTGTAAAGGATTCTCCAAGCCTGACTGAAAGCTCACACAGTCTGGTACAGGTGTATGCAAACTCTGAGGTAAGGTGTGCTGATTTAGAAATGGAATAGGGAAGACATTGCTGAGAGACAGACTGGACTAGAAACAAGTTTGAAACGATGGCCTTGcaaaaagaacagattttgGAGACTTAAAACTGTGAAATTGCATTGTAGCAAGACCACGTGgggtaaaataataaatgattGGCGTTAGAAGTATTAGCAGTATTACATGGCAAAAGCTAATAGgctaaaaaatatttataaggtATTCTAACCAAGAAATAAGTTGGGTTCTGACAGAATGCCACGGAGTTTTACATCTCTTATGCTTCACCCTTCAATTAGActaaaaatggaataaaatcttttaaaaaacacctcAGTTACCCCTCTTAGTAAAGCTGAGATTTCCCAGCACTCAAGTACATATCCCCACATGTAGAAACCTTTCCTCTGAAGAGAAGgcataaaaaaaacaaataatgtCCTGTCTGCAAAACACCAACTGCTGTGAACTGAGTGCTGTGTTTGCCAcgagctgctgctccagcaaggagcagggactgggcactgaaacctcctgagccaccaagagcagggactgggcactgaaaccccctgagccaccaagagcagggactgggcactgaa
The sequence above is drawn from the Ficedula albicollis isolate OC2 chromosome 10, FicAlb1.5, whole genome shotgun sequence genome and encodes:
- the PRC1 gene encoding protein regulator of cytokinesis 1, with product GRAAPSEVLAAEAVTCLNRAMAALRDIWEEIGIPEEQRLERTDTVRKHIKNLLDMMVAEEESLKERLLKSIVLCRKELDTLCRELQLGPFETEESTILQMEKNLRTCVEVLQKQKRDRKQELKALQEQDQALCDILCTPLFSIDANSVPSLEDLDRYRRHVASLNSLKEQRQEEFVSNKRQIILLMEELDHTPDTSFERDVVCEDEKVFCLSKDNIMALQKLLQQLEAQRALNEAVCTELHARIVTLWERLQIPEEERESSAMHLSCSRVKTRRALQQEVDRLEELKLQNMKSVIHAIRAELADYWDKCFYSQEQRENFSPFYDEDFTETLLELHDAEVGKMKVYYETHKDLFEAVQKWEENWKLFLELERKAADPSRFTNRGGNLLKEEKQRAKLQKTLSKLQEELEKKVQAWEQEFKGAFLVKGQQFMEYVSEQWQLYHLEKEKEKQERHLKKSREMEAEMLYGSTPRTPIKRRMLSPHAPAKLHGTFNASTTPYTTLRTAFGGPISHSPTSRLPPSGKKLGRTQSSARTAAPPRARPRERNKENLSPLSGGCTPTAPAQRNHSVRSVASTYSEFARGLSKVSSFDSASDVLNSTTNHATC
- the RCCD1 gene encoding RCC1 domain-containing protein 1 codes for the protein MGWMGWRVKRWWQHGAMVAPASGNTGCWCPRSSSAASEWGSGLSCACCVFSHPTEAGDLYVWGWNESGQLALPSRALAAERAQAEETGTGSPELTPCREQLPARDAAFISIQAFPALLDLPQDPELSAVSCGSRHTAAVTRGGELYTWGWGKYGQLGHGNNISSDQARRVEQLVAEGLRVEEVVCGPWTTYDQLQDHSVLRAGAGSPPTAQDGAEFSHSDLIHTWSGAAAASGPGTPGRGWMCLLNSPSHDGCSVGVCKSLSGSSEAILG